One stretch of Variovorax sp. 54 DNA includes these proteins:
- a CDS encoding helix-turn-helix domain-containing protein: MNASFQDRLISLVAGSQPQWKSELARQCGVSAPTVIRWLTDRHSCAGTLHLHTIAAYFEVPAQWLATGDGPERVRARRSH, translated from the coding sequence ATGAACGCCAGCTTTCAAGACCGCTTGATCTCGCTCGTCGCCGGATCGCAACCCCAGTGGAAATCCGAGCTCGCCCGACAGTGCGGCGTCAGCGCTCCCACGGTGATCCGCTGGCTCACCGACCGCCACAGCTGCGCCGGCACCCTGCATCTGCACACGATTGCCGCCTACTTCGAAGTGCCCGCTCAATGGCTGGCCACAGGCGATGGCCCGGAGCGGGTCCGCGCACGGCGCTCACATTGA
- the pgm gene encoding phosphoglucomutase (alpha-D-glucose-1,6-bisphosphate-dependent) — protein sequence MSTSSHPLAGQPAPSDLLVDVPRLVSAYYTGRPDPAVPSQRVAFGTSGHRGSSFDDAFNEWHVLAISQAICDYRKQKGIDGPLFLGIDTHALSTPAFASAVEVLAANGVELMLSKDDEYTPTPAVSHAILVYNRGRTSGLADGIVITPSHNPPESGGFKYNPPNGGPAGTDITSAVEAAANKMLANKLEGVKRLPLAQALKASTTHRHDYLNTYVEDLAQVLDMDAIRGGTIDLGVDPLGGAGVHYWPAIAARYKLQRLNVLSQAVDPTFRFMSLDWDGRIRMDPSSPDAMHGLVALKDRFGIAFACDTDHDRHGVVTRSAGLMQPNNYLAVMIDYLFTHRPHWPAQAAVGKTVVSSRMIDRVAAQLGRPLYEVPVGFKWFVDGLVDGSLGFGGEESAGATFLRHDGSAWTTDKDGIVPALLSAEIAARVGRDPGERFNELTQALGRPVSDRVDAPATPEQKKRLSALSPQQITSTTLAGEKIENVLSHAPGNGAAIGGVKVVTENGWFAARPSGTENIYKIYGESFLGDDHLARILGEAQQVVDKALSAS from the coding sequence ATGAGCACTTCTTCCCATCCCCTCGCGGGCCAGCCGGCCCCGTCTGATCTGCTGGTGGACGTGCCGCGCCTCGTCTCGGCCTACTACACCGGTCGCCCCGACCCGGCCGTGCCGAGCCAGCGCGTGGCCTTCGGCACCTCGGGCCATCGTGGCTCCTCGTTCGACGACGCGTTCAACGAATGGCATGTGCTGGCAATCAGCCAGGCCATCTGCGATTACCGCAAGCAGAAAGGCATCGACGGCCCGCTGTTCCTGGGCATCGACACGCACGCGCTGTCCACGCCCGCCTTCGCCAGCGCGGTCGAGGTGCTGGCGGCCAACGGCGTCGAGCTGATGCTCTCGAAGGACGACGAGTACACGCCGACGCCGGCCGTGTCGCATGCGATCCTGGTCTACAACCGCGGCCGCACCAGCGGCCTGGCCGACGGCATCGTCATCACGCCCTCGCACAACCCGCCCGAGAGCGGCGGCTTCAAGTACAACCCGCCCAACGGCGGACCCGCGGGCACCGACATCACGTCAGCCGTCGAAGCCGCCGCCAACAAGATGCTGGCGAACAAGCTCGAAGGCGTGAAGCGCCTGCCGCTCGCGCAGGCGCTGAAGGCGTCCACCACGCACCGCCACGACTACCTGAACACCTACGTCGAAGACCTGGCCCAGGTGCTCGACATGGACGCGATCCGCGGCGGCACCATCGACCTCGGCGTCGATCCGCTGGGCGGTGCCGGCGTGCACTACTGGCCCGCCATTGCCGCGCGCTACAAGCTCCAGCGCCTGAACGTGCTGAGCCAGGCGGTCGATCCGACCTTCCGTTTCATGTCGCTCGACTGGGACGGCCGTATCCGCATGGACCCGTCGTCACCCGATGCGATGCACGGACTGGTCGCGCTCAAAGACCGCTTCGGCATTGCCTTCGCCTGCGACACCGACCACGACCGCCACGGCGTGGTCACGCGCAGCGCGGGCCTCATGCAGCCGAACAACTACCTCGCGGTGATGATCGACTACCTCTTCACGCACCGCCCGCACTGGCCCGCGCAGGCGGCTGTCGGCAAGACCGTGGTCAGCAGCCGCATGATCGACCGCGTGGCGGCGCAGTTGGGCCGCCCGCTGTACGAAGTGCCCGTGGGCTTCAAGTGGTTCGTCGACGGGCTGGTCGATGGCTCACTCGGCTTCGGCGGCGAGGAAAGCGCAGGCGCCACCTTCCTGCGCCACGACGGCAGCGCGTGGACCACCGACAAGGACGGCATCGTGCCCGCCCTGCTCTCGGCCGAGATCGCCGCGCGCGTCGGGCGCGACCCCGGCGAGCGCTTCAACGAACTGACGCAGGCGCTGGGACGCCCGGTGTCCGACCGCGTGGACGCGCCCGCCACGCCCGAGCAGAAGAAGCGCCTGTCGGCCCTCTCGCCGCAGCAGATCACCTCGACCACGCTGGCGGGCGAGAAGATCGAGAACGTGCTGAGCCACGCACCGGGCAACGGCGCAGCCATCGGCGGCGTGAAGGTCGTCACCGAGAACGGCTGGTTCGCCGCGCGGCCTTCGGGCACGGAGAACATCTACAAGATCTACGGCGAGAGCTTTCTCGGCGACGACCATCTCGCACGCATCCTCGGCGAGGCGCAGCAGGTGGTCGACAAGGCGCTGTCGGCGAGCTGA
- a CDS encoding PPC domain-containing DNA-binding protein, producing MDTLVLRLQPGDDLRAALDAVLKQDGIGDAAFVVSGIGSLHGASIRFAGAETATRIEGDLEILTLAGTLTPDGSHLHLSVSDASGRVSGGHAAPGCVVRTTAEILVAVLPEWRFSREPDAQTGYAELVPRRRSSQTL from the coding sequence ATGGACACGCTCGTGCTGCGGCTGCAACCCGGCGACGACCTGCGTGCGGCACTCGATGCCGTGCTGAAGCAAGACGGCATCGGCGACGCGGCTTTCGTGGTCTCGGGCATCGGCAGCCTGCACGGCGCGAGCATCCGTTTCGCGGGCGCCGAGACGGCGACGCGGATCGAAGGCGATCTTGAAATCCTCACGCTCGCGGGCACGCTGACACCCGATGGCTCGCACCTGCATCTCAGCGTGTCGGATGCCAGTGGCCGGGTGTCGGGCGGCCATGCCGCGCCCGGTTGCGTGGTGCGCACCACGGCCGAGATCCTCGTCGCGGTGCTGCCCGAATGGCGTTTCTCGCGCGAACCCGACGCGCAGACCGGCTACGCCGAGCTGGTGCCCAGGCGCCGCTCGAGCCAGACGCTGTAG
- a CDS encoding amino acid ABC transporter permease, protein MRNVAQGPIAWRSELWGSPLRALATVLLLGVLAWAGFHAFEWGVVHAVFRPDADACRAVQHGACWGVVAEKWRPMLFGRFPYEEQWRPAIAVVVLSAVTVLSAWPRSWRWWLVPLWLVALLLFVGLMHGGVAGLSVVPTSRWGGLPLTIGLAVVGLALAFPLALLLAMGRRSEWPVVRTLSASYIELVRGVPLISVLFMASFLLPLLWPAGWQPDVLVRVLMGLTLFVAAYLAEIIRGGLQAVPRGQTEVAMALGFGRWPVQRDIVLPQALRLVVPALTNSVVGTLKDTSLVTVVGLFELTGALGLALGGDPVWRPFYLEGYLFVAAVYWLLCFGLSRYSVWLERRLGTSSA, encoded by the coding sequence ATGAGAAACGTCGCGCAAGGCCCCATCGCATGGCGCAGCGAGCTGTGGGGTTCACCGCTGCGCGCGCTGGCCACGGTGCTGCTGCTGGGCGTGCTCGCGTGGGCCGGGTTCCATGCGTTCGAGTGGGGCGTGGTGCATGCCGTGTTCCGTCCCGACGCCGACGCCTGCCGCGCGGTGCAGCATGGCGCCTGCTGGGGCGTGGTGGCCGAGAAGTGGCGGCCGATGCTGTTCGGCCGCTTTCCGTATGAAGAGCAATGGCGTCCGGCCATCGCGGTGGTCGTGTTGTCCGCGGTGACCGTGCTCAGCGCCTGGCCGCGCAGCTGGCGCTGGTGGCTGGTGCCGTTGTGGCTCGTGGCGTTGTTGCTGTTCGTCGGGCTGATGCATGGCGGTGTGGCCGGGCTGAGCGTGGTGCCGACCAGCCGCTGGGGCGGCCTGCCGCTCACCATCGGGCTGGCTGTGGTCGGGCTGGCGTTGGCTTTTCCGCTGGCGCTGCTGCTCGCGATGGGGCGGCGCTCCGAATGGCCCGTGGTGCGCACGCTGAGCGCGAGCTACATCGAGCTGGTGCGCGGCGTGCCGCTGATCTCGGTGCTGTTCATGGCCTCGTTCCTGCTGCCGCTGCTGTGGCCCGCAGGCTGGCAGCCCGACGTGCTGGTGCGCGTGCTGATGGGGCTCACGCTGTTCGTCGCGGCCTATCTGGCGGAGATCATCCGCGGCGGCCTGCAGGCCGTGCCGCGTGGCCAGACCGAGGTGGCGATGGCGCTGGGCTTCGGTCGCTGGCCGGTGCAGCGCGACATCGTGCTGCCGCAGGCGCTGCGCCTCGTGGTGCCGGCGCTGACCAACAGCGTGGTCGGCACGCTGAAGGACACCTCGCTGGTCACCGTGGTCGGTCTGTTCGAGCTGACCGGCGCACTCGGGCTGGCGCTGGGCGGCGATCCGGTCTGGCGGCCGTTCTATCTCGAGGGCTACCTGTTCGTGGCAGCCGTTTATTGGCTGCTGTGCTTCGGGCTGTCGCGCTACAGCGTCTGGCTCGAGCGGCGCCTGGGCACCAGCTCGGCGTAG
- a CDS encoding amino acid ABC transporter permease, protein MRQEGASRRGAWLAWLVQALLVLAVVAGAVWVVNHALDVLRARGVRSGFDFLTEPAGFSISEGWLDFDASQPSWRAFLAGLINTVRAAVPAAIFAVVLGTLIGIGRLAPHVLLRGICTAYVELLRNVPLLVQLLMLAFAMANLLPDPTEPVHLLPGVWLSKGGLSVPWPVAGEGGWWPTHFEWPERGDFGVSGGAALSPEYVTIVAGLSLYSAAFVAEIVRAGILSVSQGQVLAGQALGLSSVQQLRIVILPQALRVIVPSLTNQLLSLTKNSSLAVAVGYPELVSVANTTIGSNGRAFECIAIIMAVYLLLSLVISFGMNRYNARVALRGWR, encoded by the coding sequence ATGAGGCAGGAGGGCGCCTCGCGCCGCGGCGCTTGGCTGGCCTGGCTCGTGCAGGCCCTTCTGGTGCTGGCCGTCGTGGCCGGCGCCGTCTGGGTGGTGAACCATGCGCTCGACGTGCTGCGCGCACGCGGCGTGCGCTCGGGTTTCGACTTTCTCACCGAGCCCGCGGGTTTCTCGATCAGCGAAGGCTGGCTCGACTTCGATGCCAGCCAGCCGTCGTGGCGCGCGTTCCTTGCGGGCTTGATCAACACCGTGCGCGCGGCCGTGCCGGCGGCCATCTTCGCGGTGGTGCTCGGCACACTGATCGGCATCGGCCGGCTCGCGCCGCACGTGCTGTTGCGCGGCATCTGCACCGCGTACGTGGAGCTGCTGCGCAACGTGCCGCTGCTGGTGCAGCTGCTGATGCTGGCTTTCGCGATGGCCAACCTGCTGCCCGACCCGACCGAGCCCGTGCACCTGCTGCCGGGCGTGTGGCTCAGCAAGGGCGGGCTCAGCGTGCCCTGGCCCGTGGCGGGCGAGGGTGGCTGGTGGCCCACGCATTTCGAATGGCCCGAGCGCGGTGACTTCGGCGTGAGCGGCGGCGCGGCGCTGAGCCCGGAGTACGTGACCATCGTCGCCGGGTTGTCGTTGTACTCGGCGGCCTTCGTGGCGGAGATCGTGCGCGCCGGCATCCTCTCGGTCTCGCAGGGGCAGGTGCTGGCGGGGCAGGCCCTGGGGCTGTCGTCGGTGCAGCAGCTGCGCATCGTGATCCTGCCGCAGGCGCTGCGCGTGATCGTGCCCTCGCTCACCAACCAGTTGCTGAGCCTCACCAAGAATTCGTCGCTGGCCGTGGCCGTGGGCTACCCGGAGCTGGTGTCGGTGGCCAACACCACCATCGGCTCGAACGGACGCGCCTTCGAGTGCATCGCGATCATCATGGCGGTGTACCTGCTGCTGTCGCTCGTGATCTCCTTCGGCATGAACCGCTACAACGCGCGCGTCGCGCTGCGAGGCTGGCGATGA
- a CDS encoding amino acid ABC transporter substrate-binding protein, translating into MTKKTTTTPTIRLRPALLAAASVLALATAAPAFAGKTLDAVKQRGTVKCGVTNGVAGFSAPDTQGNWSGLDVDTCRAIAAAVLGDPKKVDFVPLNSQQRFSALQAGEIDILARNTTWTLTRDASLGFNFTTITYYDGQGFLVPKKLKVTSAKQLKNATICTQSGTTNEKNVSDYFRAQNIPVKTVVFESFEASFKAFFSGRCQAFTTDASALAGLRNKEAPNPDDYLILPELISKEPLAPLVRRGDDEWFAIAKWVPNALIEAEEFGVTQANADQLKAASKDPAQQRLLGAGEDLGKLLGLDKDWSYRAIKAVGNYGEMFERNVGPKSVLKLPRGSNNLWSKGGLIYAPPVR; encoded by the coding sequence ATGACGAAGAAGACAACGACCACCCCAACCATCCGACTGCGCCCGGCACTGCTCGCCGCCGCTTCCGTTCTCGCACTGGCCACCGCGGCCCCGGCCTTTGCCGGCAAGACGCTCGATGCGGTCAAGCAGCGCGGCACCGTCAAGTGCGGCGTGACCAACGGCGTGGCCGGTTTCTCGGCCCCCGACACGCAGGGCAACTGGTCGGGCCTGGACGTCGACACCTGCCGCGCCATCGCCGCGGCCGTGCTGGGCGATCCGAAGAAGGTCGACTTCGTGCCGCTCAACTCGCAGCAGCGCTTCTCGGCCCTGCAGGCCGGCGAGATCGACATCCTCGCGCGCAACACCACCTGGACGCTCACGCGCGACGCGTCGCTGGGCTTCAACTTCACCACCATCACCTACTACGACGGCCAGGGCTTCCTGGTGCCCAAGAAGCTCAAGGTGACGAGCGCCAAGCAGCTCAAGAACGCCACCATCTGCACGCAGTCGGGCACCACCAACGAAAAGAACGTGTCGGACTACTTCCGCGCGCAGAACATCCCCGTGAAGACCGTCGTGTTCGAGAGCTTCGAAGCTTCGTTCAAGGCCTTCTTCTCGGGCCGCTGCCAGGCCTTCACGACCGACGCCTCGGCGCTGGCCGGCCTGCGCAACAAGGAAGCGCCGAACCCCGACGACTACCTCATCCTGCCCGAGCTGATCTCCAAGGAACCGCTCGCGCCGCTGGTGCGCCGCGGTGACGACGAGTGGTTCGCCATTGCCAAGTGGGTGCCCAACGCGCTCATCGAGGCCGAAGAATTCGGTGTCACGCAGGCCAATGCCGACCAGCTCAAGGCCGCCAGCAAAGACCCGGCGCAACAGCGTCTGCTCGGCGCCGGTGAAGACCTCGGCAAGCTGCTGGGCCTGGACAAAGACTGGTCGTACCGCGCCATCAAGGCCGTGGGCAACTACGGCGAAATGTTCGAGCGCAACGTCGGACCGAAGTCGGTGCTCAAGCTGCCGCGCGGCTCCAACAACCTCTGGAGCAAAGGCGGCCTGATCTACGCACCACCCGTGCGATGA
- a CDS encoding DoxX family protein — protein MVKSDDTGKLILRVALGILILLHGIAKVGKGVDGIGGMLASHGVPAVLAYGVYVGEILAPVLLIVGLFTRPAALVVAINMVVAIWLAHRKDLGALNGQGGWALELQGMFLFAAISLAFMGGGRFGLNNK, from the coding sequence ATGGTCAAGTCCGACGACACCGGCAAGCTCATCCTGCGCGTTGCGCTGGGCATCCTCATCCTGCTGCACGGCATTGCCAAAGTCGGCAAGGGCGTCGACGGCATCGGCGGCATGCTCGCGTCGCACGGCGTGCCCGCCGTGCTGGCCTACGGGGTCTACGTGGGCGAGATCCTGGCGCCGGTGCTGCTGATCGTCGGCCTGTTCACGCGGCCCGCCGCGCTGGTCGTGGCGATCAACATGGTCGTGGCGATCTGGCTGGCGCACCGCAAGGACCTGGGCGCTTTGAACGGGCAAGGCGGCTGGGCGCTGGAACTGCAGGGCATGTTCCTGTTCGCGGCGATCTCGCTTGCGTTCATGGGTGGCGGGCGCTTCGGGCTCAACAACAAGTAA
- the def gene encoding peptide deformylase, translating to MAFREILKMGDPRLLRTAQPVVAFDTDELHLLVRDMFETMKAVNGAGLAAPQIGVDLQLVIFGTDTVNPRYPDAPPVPRTVLLNPVITPLGDEEEEGWEGCLSVPGLRGVVPRFAHIRYTGFDLYGDPIDRTADGFHARVVQHEVDHLFGKLYPMRVRDFSRFGYTEVLFPGLDAADDD from the coding sequence ATGGCCTTCCGCGAAATTCTCAAGATGGGCGACCCCCGGCTGCTGCGCACTGCGCAGCCGGTCGTCGCTTTCGACACCGACGAACTGCACCTGCTGGTGCGCGACATGTTCGAGACCATGAAAGCGGTCAATGGCGCCGGCCTTGCCGCGCCGCAGATCGGCGTCGACCTGCAACTGGTGATCTTCGGCACCGACACCGTCAATCCACGCTACCCCGACGCACCGCCGGTGCCACGCACCGTGCTGCTCAACCCTGTCATCACCCCGCTGGGCGATGAAGAGGAAGAGGGCTGGGAAGGCTGTCTGTCGGTGCCGGGCCTGCGCGGCGTGGTGCCGCGCTTCGCCCACATCCGCTACACGGGCTTCGACCTGTATGGCGACCCGATCGATCGCACCGCCGACGGCTTCCATGCGCGCGTGGTGCAGCACGAGGTCGATCACCTGTTCGGCAAGCTGTACCCGATGCGGGTGCGCGATTTCTCGCGCTTTGGCTACACCGAGGTCCTGTTTCCAGGCCTCGATGCGGCCGACGACGACTGA
- the ligA gene encoding NAD-dependent DNA ligase LigA yields the protein MTTRDEAAREAAALSEQLHRHAHLYYVLDAPELPDAEYDKMFQRLQVLETEFPELRTPDSPTQRVGGAVLDGLAKVRHRVPMLSIRTETDITPTGASAFDARVRRELGLAEDAPQIAYVCELKFDGLAMSLRYEQGVLVQAATRGDGEVGEDVTQNIRTIREIPLKLKDTAPPVVEVRGEVYMKRADFDGLNERQREKIAAGQKNEKVFVNPRNAAAGAVRQHDPAIAAARPLSFFAYGLGEVSSASEGGPEIATQFDWLQQFHAWGFPVATQTARATGAIELIAFHETIGRQRDALPYDIDGVVYKVDSLELQRQLGFVSREPRWAVAHKYPAQEQLTEVVGIEIQVGRTGKLTPVAKLAPVFVGGVTVTNATLHNEDEARRKDVRVGDTVIVRRAGDVIPEVVGVAPDSLAKPDDQRGAIFTMPHKCPVCDSEAVREEGEVDYRCTGGLFCAAQRKEAILHFAARRAVDVDGLGDKLVEQLVDANLIRTLPDLYKLGFVTLAGLDRMAEKSAKNLVDALEASKKTTLPRFLFGLGIRHVGESTAKDLAKHFGKLDAIMDATEEQLLEVNDVGPVVAQSLRTFFDQPHNREVVEQLRACGLTWEEFEPEARAPKPLAGLTFVITGTLPTLGRDEAKDKLEAAGAKVAGSVSKKTHYLVAGEEAGSKLDKARDIGVTVIDEARMLEILANGVPPAPEA from the coding sequence ATGACAACGCGCGACGAAGCGGCACGCGAAGCCGCCGCACTGAGCGAGCAGCTGCATCGCCACGCCCATCTGTACTACGTGCTCGACGCCCCTGAGCTGCCCGACGCGGAGTACGACAAGATGTTCCAGCGTCTGCAGGTGCTGGAAACCGAGTTTCCCGAACTGCGCACGCCCGATTCGCCGACGCAGCGCGTGGGCGGTGCGGTGCTCGACGGGCTGGCCAAGGTGCGCCACCGGGTGCCGATGCTGTCGATCCGCACCGAGACCGACATCACGCCGACCGGCGCCAGCGCGTTCGATGCACGTGTGCGCCGCGAACTGGGCCTGGCCGAAGACGCACCGCAGATTGCCTATGTCTGCGAACTCAAGTTCGACGGCCTGGCCATGAGCCTGCGCTACGAGCAAGGCGTGCTGGTGCAGGCCGCCACGCGCGGCGACGGCGAGGTGGGCGAGGACGTCACGCAGAACATCCGCACCATCCGTGAGATTCCGCTGAAGCTCAAGGACACGGCGCCGCCCGTGGTCGAGGTGCGCGGCGAGGTCTACATGAAGCGCGCCGATTTCGACGGCCTCAACGAGCGCCAGCGCGAGAAGATCGCCGCCGGACAGAAGAACGAGAAGGTGTTCGTCAATCCGCGCAATGCGGCGGCCGGCGCGGTGCGCCAGCATGATCCGGCGATCGCAGCGGCACGGCCGCTGAGCTTCTTCGCCTACGGCCTTGGCGAGGTTTCGTCTGCGAGCGAAGGCGGTCCGGAGATTGCCACCCAGTTCGACTGGCTGCAGCAGTTCCATGCATGGGGGTTTCCGGTCGCCACGCAGACGGCGCGGGCGACAGGTGCTATTGAACTGATAGCATTCCACGAAACCATCGGCCGCCAGCGCGATGCGCTGCCGTACGACATCGACGGCGTGGTCTACAAGGTCGACAGCCTGGAGCTGCAGCGGCAACTCGGTTTTGTCTCGCGCGAACCGCGCTGGGCCGTGGCCCACAAGTACCCGGCGCAGGAGCAACTGACCGAGGTGGTCGGCATCGAGATCCAGGTGGGCCGCACCGGCAAGCTCACGCCGGTGGCCAAGCTGGCGCCGGTGTTCGTCGGTGGTGTGACCGTGACCAACGCCACGCTGCACAACGAAGACGAAGCCCGCCGCAAGGACGTGCGCGTGGGCGATACCGTGATCGTGCGGCGTGCCGGCGACGTGATTCCCGAAGTGGTCGGCGTCGCACCCGACAGCCTGGCCAAGCCCGACGACCAGCGCGGCGCCATCTTCACCATGCCGCACAAGTGTCCCGTGTGCGATTCGGAAGCCGTGCGGGAGGAGGGCGAGGTCGACTACCGCTGCACCGGCGGCCTGTTCTGCGCGGCGCAGCGCAAGGAAGCCATCCTGCATTTCGCGGCGCGGCGCGCGGTCGATGTCGACGGGCTGGGCGACAAGCTGGTCGAACAGCTGGTCGATGCCAACCTGATCCGTACCTTGCCCGATCTCTACAAGCTCGGCTTCGTCACGCTGGCGGGCCTGGACCGCATGGCCGAGAAGTCGGCCAAGAACCTCGTCGATGCGCTCGAAGCCTCGAAGAAGACGACGCTGCCGCGCTTCCTGTTCGGCCTGGGCATCCGCCACGTGGGCGAGAGCACGGCCAAAGACCTCGCCAAGCATTTCGGCAAGCTCGACGCCATCATGGATGCGACCGAGGAGCAGTTGCTCGAGGTCAACGACGTTGGCCCCGTGGTGGCGCAGAGCCTGCGCACCTTCTTCGACCAACCGCACAACCGCGAGGTGGTCGAGCAGCTGCGTGCCTGCGGCCTGACCTGGGAAGAGTTCGAGCCCGAAGCCCGTGCGCCCAAGCCATTGGCGGGCCTGACCTTCGTGATCACCGGCACCCTTCCTACGCTGGGCCGCGACGAAGCGAAGGATAAATTGGAGGCAGCCGGTGCCAAGGTGGCCGGCTCCGTCAGCAAGAAGACCCACTACCTCGTGGCCGGGGAAGAGGCCGGCAGCAAGCTCGACAAGGCGCGCGACATCGGCGTCACGGTGATCGACGAGGCGCGTATGCTGGAGATCCTCGCGAACGGGGTTCCACCGGCACCCGAGGCCTGA
- a CDS encoding cell division protein ZipA C-terminal FtsZ-binding domain-containing protein, with product MSNLTLALAILGGLVLAAVVAYNTLMSRRNAPRQPDAVDVALAEAERALAGGSDGGVEPMLHADPSQVAGSDRHEPLFDPDLPAPSGVPVPTGERRGGLDPLIDVIAPISLEGLASGDAALAAMPSTRRAGSKPVAIEGLNDFTSQWEPPAPGQRYRAFQVGVQLANRTGALNEIEYSEFVVKAQAFADAVNGAPEFPEMLDEVARARELDQFASAHDAQLGFVLRALHAAWSPGYVQQNAARLGFVAGIIPGRMVLPTSEAGLPPILGLSFDTQAALADDPAQSAIRELSLSLDVPQVDRGEEPFRRMREAAATLAREMDGVVTDSDGQLLRDETMDVIGTDLEQLYDTLDARDLAAGSPLARRLFS from the coding sequence ATGAGCAATCTCACCCTCGCCCTGGCGATCCTTGGCGGCCTCGTTCTCGCGGCCGTCGTGGCCTACAACACCCTGATGTCGCGTCGCAATGCGCCGCGCCAGCCCGACGCGGTCGATGTCGCCTTGGCAGAAGCCGAACGCGCGCTGGCCGGCGGCAGCGACGGCGGCGTGGAGCCGATGCTCCATGCCGACCCGAGCCAGGTGGCCGGAAGCGACCGCCACGAGCCACTGTTCGACCCCGACCTGCCCGCGCCCAGCGGCGTGCCCGTGCCCACCGGTGAGCGCCGCGGCGGGCTCGATCCGTTGATCGACGTCATCGCGCCCATTTCGCTTGAAGGCCTGGCCTCGGGCGACGCTGCGCTCGCGGCCATGCCGTCGACGCGCCGCGCGGGCAGCAAGCCGGTGGCCATCGAGGGCCTGAACGACTTCACCAGCCAGTGGGAGCCGCCGGCGCCCGGGCAGCGCTACCGTGCGTTCCAGGTCGGCGTGCAGCTGGCCAACCGCACCGGGGCGCTCAACGAGATCGAGTACTCCGAGTTCGTGGTCAAGGCGCAGGCCTTTGCCGACGCTGTGAACGGTGCGCCCGAGTTTCCCGAGATGCTCGACGAAGTGGCACGTGCCCGTGAACTCGACCAGTTCGCCAGCGCCCACGACGCGCAACTGGGCTTCGTGCTGCGCGCGCTGCATGCGGCCTGGAGCCCGGGCTACGTGCAACAGAACGCCGCACGGCTGGGCTTTGTCGCCGGGATCATTCCGGGTCGCATGGTGCTGCCGACCAGCGAAGCCGGCCTGCCGCCGATCCTCGGGCTCTCGTTCGACACCCAGGCCGCGCTGGCCGACGATCCGGCGCAATCGGCGATTCGCGAACTCAGCCTGAGCCTCGATGTGCCGCAGGTCGATCGCGGCGAAGAGCCGTTCCGCCGCATGCGTGAAGCTGCTGCCACGCTGGCCCGCGAGATGGACGGCGTGGTGACCGACAGCGACGGCCAGTTGCTGCGCGACGAAACCATGGACGTGATCGGCACCGACCTCGAGCAGCTGTACGACACGCTCGACGCACGCGACCTCGCCGCCGGCTCGCCGCTGGCGCGACGCCTCTTCAGCTGA